A stretch of DNA from Plasmodium berghei ANKA genome assembly, chromosome: 11:
taaatataataaaaaataaaaagcaGCCATTCCTTGTATCGATCCTGAATGAATATActaaatagtaaaaatagaataataacagatttaataaaatttgagAGGAGAATAAAATGTAATGTTCGcctatataataataaaaaaacaaaatatgcaggagataataaaaaatataataatttcctAAAGAATATATGCAATAAAAATGTCATAAGGAATTTGGATTCagtaaatattattgaaaatttaaaatatgtaactGAATATAATGTGAATGAagatattattaaaaattacatAAATCGAGTAAAAACACTAAAAGAACAATGGggattaaataaaatatattttatttttaaaacactaataaaatacaaattatatgatGTTGTGTTGTTGAACaaattagaaaatattatcaatgATATAGAGATTCCTAATGAAGGcatgaaaaaagaaaaaattgactgttttgaaaatgtatatataataaggatatcgtatattttatacagtttttactattttaatCATACTAATGAGCAAGTAGTAAAAAAGTTGATAAGCATCTTGAACATTAAAATagattatataatatatcacAACGATTATTTCAAtcgttttatttttaacacATTCAAGGGTTTTAGTGAAAGATATGAAAACATAAAAcaagataataataatagctATGGAAAGAATGTCGATACTGTGCAAAAATGCataaattatgataataaaacgTTTAATGAATCACCTGGATACGGTATTTTAGGGAACTCTCTCAAATTTAATGGtttaaaaaaggaaatatatGAAGCCAAAGGAATGGATTTAGATAGTAATAAGAATGTGGACGTTTATATTAGAAATATAActtttaatgaaatatatttcattatcagtttatttaaaaaaataaattatactaacaataaatgttttctaaataaactaaaatttatatattattttaattgcATAGATATAGAAAAGccaaatgaaaatgattgCAAATATGTTACTTTGTTATTTAATCTTATCTATGAACCATATGATAAGtatttatacaatattatgaaaCTGTTTTTACTAAggcataataatataagcAACATACATGACCTTGTGTTAATTATTATGACAGTTTATTATACTGgagtaaataataataaaacttCTAAcactaataatataaattgtttCAAAGAGGATATTAATTACATAAATCATcaatatgaatatacaCACACTGGATTATTTGACAATATAGATAGTATAATTGATCAAATGCATATCATATCAAaggaaaaaacaaaaaaacttaaatttattttgaattatatttctGAACATAGAAATGAGATAACAAATAAAGATATTCCTGATATAATATCTGAAcgaatttttaatttgttaaataatgaatattataaaagtaaatcattttgttataattttgaatcaaaaaataaagaaaaactAATTTctgataatattaaaagtgaacaaaatgaagaaaataatttagaaaaaaataaattccGAAGCAATTCTTCtgatttttataaaacaaaaagcAGTGATTTACAAAGCATAAGTGagttcataaaaatttgcAATTACATGTCTAAAGAAGTGGAtgcattatattatttatatttaaaaaataatatagaattttttaatatggAAACAATAATTAATGTGATGAAAgtgtatatttttgtttacaACATTAGTAATGATctaaataaaaactattataaaaataaacatagggatttaatatattcaaatatgGTAACTGACAATTTAAATAACttaacaaatattattgttcaaattattataatgaatTCTTTATACCGACTATATAGTTCAtgcaatttaaaaaatttggcaaatatactttattatttacaccAAATAAATAGCActtttgataataaaacatttgaAGAGTTACACATTAAAAAGTTGCAGTATCATATAGATGATATTGTTACTAAAAGGTTAAAggtaattataaataatcaaggagaaaataatattaatgttGTTGAAGATTTCCGGACTAACAAAGAGAGATATCACATGAATAATTTGGATTCTATTTCGGTCGATGATATGGGATCTGGGGAAAAACTAAATGAAACTTTCAtcaaaaaaacatataaaaacgAAGATGATAATATGCATTCCGAACAAT
This window harbors:
- a CDS encoding RAP protein, putative; the protein is MNILNSKNRIITDLIKFERRIKCNVRLYNNKKTKYAGDNKKYNNFLKNICNKNVIRNLDSVNIIENLKYVTEYNVNEDIIKNYINRVKTLKEQWGLNKIYFIFKTLIKYKLYDVVLLNKLENIINDIEIPNEGMKKEKIDCFENVYIIRISYILYSFYYFNHTNEQVVKKLISILNIKIDYIIYHNDYFNRFIFNTFKGFSERYENIKQDNNNSYGKNVDTVQKCINYDNKTFNESPGYGILGNSLKFNGLKKEIYEAKGMDLDSNKNVDVYIRNITFNEIYFIISLFKKINYTNNKCFLNKLKFIYYFNCIDIEKPNENDCKYVTLLFNLIYEPYDKYLYNIMKLFLLRHNNISNIHDLVLIIMTVYYTGVNNNKTSNTNNINCFKEDINYINHQYEYTHTGLFDNIDSIIDQMHIISKEKTKKLKFILNYISEHRNEITNKDIPDIISERIFNLLNNEYYKSKSFCYNFESKNKEKLISDNIKSEQNEENNLEKNKFRSNSSDFYKTKSSDLQSISEFIKICNYMSKEVDALYYLYLKNNIEFFNMETIINVMKVYIFVYNISNDLNKNYYKNKHRDLIYSNMVTDNLNNLTNIIVQIIIMNSLYRLYSSCNLKNLANILYYLHQINSTFDNKTFEELHIKKLQYHIDDIVTKRLKVIINNQGENNINVVEDFRTNKERYHMNNLDSISVDDMGSGEKLNETFIKKTYKNEDDNMHSEQLYNSLSKKNENINEGNNMNLKIQSDENNINTFISLFNIYSKNLNNKKIIYMLLQILNKYNIEKKSSKPEIYINLLNSFAKMKYRNLLLIETCLKKVTENLNSLHFFDYINLLISLSRLNIFGINLNVYDDVSFSLKNKDAMLNKKTSYENDKLLFINECNDSNLKNCSQINMVNNLKYILKKINENLSNFIFTPSYKIINIIPNILNSYVILGFDKIHFKTINKMLESFHHYIFNYFEEKQSGNINMSYYNNKYDIDSFNEYCSTDIINSMGIPGVKNHYWYFSEQNNVILTKKNYNISLHIPIHSIYQLYIFNVYYSIYIKYLYQYYINEDKYIPVETHSMNNSMSINCIQNPLHYLNNSKIYINADKTKIDKKSYDFFKIHNILSEKSIHILNNIIYFVKYINNFYNKSTYEKYNFYMQFLIHTPEKNTKNEQLVEYAKECHIIEKRNNSGIHSSSFHRDVFSIFRLLGINDMECEVPFLDGIYTVDIVIQNSICVEINGNNHYYYDRNMKRSCQNIDCLNLIKYYLLCKKYKLILIPYLEWNKLKNNEEKKEYLKNKMES